Proteins encoded together in one Onychomys torridus chromosome 1, mOncTor1.1, whole genome shotgun sequence window:
- the Psmc4 gene encoding 26S proteasome regulatory subunit 6B: MEEIGILVEKVQDEIPALSVSRPQTGLSFLGPEPEDLEDLYSRYKKLQQELEFLEVQEEYIKDEQKNLKKEFLHAQEEVKRIQSIPLVIGQFLEAVDQNTAIVGSTTGSNYYVRILSTIDRELLKPNASVALHKHSNALVDVLPPEADSSIMMLTSDQKPDVMYADIGGMDIQKQEVREAVELPLTHFELYKQIGIDPPRGVLMYGPPGCGKTMLAKAVAHHTTAAFIRVVGSEFVQKYLGEGPRMVRDVFRLAKENAPAIIFIDEIDAIATKRFDAQTGADREVQRILLELLNQMDGFDQNVNVKVIMATNRADTLDPALLRPGRLDRKIEFPLPDRRQKRLIFSTITSKMNLSEEVDLEDYVARPDKISGADINSICQESGMLAVRENRYIVLAKDFEKAYKTVIKKDEQEHEFYK; the protein is encoded by the exons ATGGAGGAGATAGGCATTTTGGTGGAGAAGGTTCAG GATGAGATCCCAGCACTGTCTGTGTCTCGGCCCCAGACTGGCCTGTCCTTTCTGGGGCCTGAACCCGAGGACTTGGAGGACCTGTACAGCCGCTACAAG AAGCTGCAGCAGGAGCTGGAGTTCCTGGAGGTCCAGGAGGAGTATATCAAAGATGAGCAGAAGAATCTGAAGAAAGAATTCCTCCACGCCCAGGAGGAAGTGAAGCGAATCCAGAGCATCCCATTGGTCATTGGTCAGTTTCTGGAGGCTGTGGATCAGAACACAGCCATCGTGGGCTCTACCACAG GCTCCAACTATTATGTGCGCATCCTAAGTACCATTGATCGGGAACTGCTCAAGCCCAATGCCTCAGTGGCCCTGCACAAACACAGCAACGCACTGGTGGATGTCCTGCCTCCTGAGGCCGACAGCAGCATCATGATGCTCACCTCAG ACCAGAAGCCAGATGTGATGTATGCAGATATTGGAGGCATGGACATCCAGAAACAGGAGGTGCGGGAAGCTGTGGAGCTCCCGCTCACCCACTTTGAGCTCTACAAGCAG ATCGGCATCGACCCTCCCCGGGGTGTCCTCATGTATGGCCCACCTGGCTGCGGAAAGACAATGTTGGCAAAGGCTGTGGCACATCATACAACAG CTGCATTTATCCGTGTGGTGGGCTCAGAGTTTGTACAGAAGTACCTGGGTGAGGGCCCCCGAATGGTCCGGGACGTGTTCCGCCTGGCCAAGGAAAATGCACCTGCCATCATCTTCATAGATGAAATTGATGCCATTGCCACCAAGAGATTTGATGCTCAGACAGGAG CTGACAGGGAGGTTCAGAGGATCCTGCTGGAGCTGCTAAACCAAATGGACGGATTTGACCAAAACGTCAACGTGAAG GTAATCATGGCCACAAACAGAGCAGATACCTTGGATCCAGCTTTACTTCGGCCAGGACGCCTGGACCGCAAAATTGAATTCCCACTCCCTGACCGTCGCCAGAAGAGGTTGATTTTCTCCACCATCACCAGCAAGATGAACCTCTCTGAGGAAGTAGACCTGGAAGACT ATGTGGCCCGGCCAGATAAGATTTCAGGAGCCGATATCAACTCCATCTGTCAGGAG AGTGGAATGTTGGCTGTCCGTGAAAACCGCTACATTGTCTTGGCCAAGGACTTCGAGAAAGCCTACAAGACCGTGATCAAGAAAGATGAGCAGGAACATGAGTTTTACAAGTGA